From the genome of Anopheles moucheti chromosome 3, idAnoMoucSN_F20_07, whole genome shotgun sequence, one region includes:
- the LOC128304947 gene encoding E3 ubiquitin-protein ligase MARCHF3-like, translated as MNDKLSEKDLPTSSDSSDIGRDNSFSDICITQPGDSSNDWVVCRICQSSSDEVSMISPCLCKGSMKYVHLECLELWLNRSGLTRCELCLHAFQTHETLRYGCCESVLVWYRNPDNRNLLMSDLLIYSILSFVCFMLTLVCMLVLRFQHSPQDPFGEELAKVAVICFLSLVMVAYSANVIIIARDHLLPWYRWWRSARNVRLSRLVMDRFSMETV; from the exons ATGAACGACAAGCTATCTGAAAAGGACTTACCGACATCGTCGGATTCTAGTGACATTGGCAGAGATAATTCTTTTTCGGATATTTGCATCACTCAACCCGGTGATAGCAGCAACGATTGGGTAGTGTGTCGTATTTGCCAAAGTTCAAGCGATGAAGTTAG CATGATATCTCCGTGTCTGTGCAAAGGCTCGATGAAGTATGTGCATCTGGAATGTTTGGAGCTTTGGTTGAACCGTTCGGGGCTTACGCGATGTGAATTGTGTTTGCATGCGTTTCAAACGCACGAAACGCTTCG ATATGGATGCTGCGAATCGGTGTTAGTGTGGTACCGAAATCCGGACAATCGTAATCTTTTGATG tCTGATCTTCTCATTTACTCCATTCTGTCATTTGTATGTTTCATGCTAACACTGGTTTGTATGCTGGTGTTACGTTTTCAACATTCACCCCAGGATCCCTTTGGGGAAGAACTCGCCAAAGTTGCTGTCATTTGCTTCTTATCACTTGTG ATGGTCGCTTATTCGGCCAATGTTATCATAATTGCAAGAGACCACCTGCTTCCTTGGTATcg TTGGTGGAGATCTGCCAGAAATGTGCGGTTATCCAGATTAGTAATGGACAGATTTTCTATGGAAACTGTTTAG
- the LOC128304690 gene encoding uncharacterized protein LOC128304690, which produces MFRSMAISAHVSFIVLCLTTLSVHNVTWAKKSNLKASSSSIEDELFPIYECDERSRDWTLRCLVPLTNAQMSVDLCKTGENPDQHFLKRCAKELQILGQSCPQPVAVADIAKNMQVHKPPPSSYDSPNMPKVPKQPSSGSKKDKFSL; this is translated from the exons ATGTTTCGCAGCATGGCTATTAGTGCACATGTCTCATTTATTGTACTGTGTCTGACAACTCTAAGTGTTCATAATGTTACATGGGCAAAGAAATCAAACCTGAAAGCATCCTCAAGCTCAATAGAAGATGAATTG TTTCCCATCTACGAGTGTGACGAGCGAAGCCGGGACTGGACGTTGCGTTGCCTTGTACCCCTAACGAATGCGCAAATGTCGGTGGATTTGTGCAAAACCGGTGAG AACCCCGACCAGCACTTTCTCAAACGCTGCGCTAAGGAGTTGCAAATTCTTGGACAGTCCTGTCCGCAACCGGTGGCCGTCGCAGATATAGCCAAAAACATGCAAGTTCACAAGCCGCCTCCCAGTTCGTACGATTCGCCCAACATGCCGAAAGTTCCCAAGCAACCGTCGTCGGGGAGTAAGAAAGATAAATTCTCATTGTAG
- the LOC128303171 gene encoding chymotrypsin-1-like, with protein MFLLLVVSFACVGLAHAGPLGQGKIVNGTDAAIENYPFVVSLRGGSGGHSCGGSILNSRWILTAAHCVDYTTPLSQTIQVGRTNISRTEDESIYAIEDVVIHPGYNPADSYIDDIALLKLRKPLVFSEQVRPVRLPKRFFEIDMQDSNVVTLVGWGRNASEGPVQTTLQQIDYYAVPNDECNRIHSNHIYPTQICAAEPGGGKGQCSGDSGGPLMYKEFQVGIVSWSVKPCAIAPFPGVLTKVSYYVDFINQHASEYNS; from the exons ATGTTTTTGCTACTGGTAGTGTCTTTCGCCTGTGTCGGATTAGCGCACG CCGGTCCGCTCGGTCAAGGTAAGATCGTCAATGGTACGGATGCAGCGATCGAAAACTACCCATTCGTTGTGTCTCTGCGTGGTGGCAGTGGTGGCCACTCGTGCGGTGGCAGCATCTTGAACAGCCGCTGGATTCTAACGGCGGCTCACTGTGTCGACTACACTACGCCCCTCTCCCAAACGATCCAGGTGGGACGTACGAACATTTCGCGAACGGAAGATGAATCCATATACGCGATCGAGGATGTTGTGATCCATCCCGGCTACAATCCGGCCGACAGCTATATCGATGATATTGCTCTGCTAAAGTTACGCAAGCCACTGGTATTCAGTGAACAGGTGCGACCGGTTCGGTTGCCGAAACGATTCTTTGAGATTGATATGCAAGACTCCAACGTGGTGACGCTCGTCGGATGGGGTCGCAACGCCTCAGAAGGACCGGTACAAACCACTTTGCAGCAGATCGATTACTATGCAGTGCCGAACGACGAATGCAATCGCATCCACAGCAATCACATCTATCCTACGCAGATCTGCGCAGCCGAACCAGGTGGTGGAAAGGGCCAGTGCAGT GGAGACTCTGGTGGACCGTTGATGTACAAAGAGTTCCAGGTGGGCATCGTATCTTGGAGTGTCAAACCCTGTGCCATCGCTCCATTCCCAGGCGTGCTCACAAAGGTTTCGTACTATGTGGACTTTATCAATCAACATGCCAGCGAATataattcttaa